A stretch of the Methylacidiphilum caldifontis genome encodes the following:
- a CDS encoding YggS family pyridoxal phosphate-dependent enzyme yields MNFSFYIPSIKERLEKLQSKIETASKKSGRNPKDITIVAVTKGFGPEIIEALLQLGIIHIGENRVQEARLKKQQVGEKGIWHFIGHLQKNKIKISSHLFDWIDSVDTLEDATLLSHFAQELGKTLKILVQVNVSGESTKFGTTPEQAESLCMSINSLPRLEILGLMTIAPFVEDPEKVRPVFSRLRMLRDKIESHNGVHLPVLSMGMSQDFEVAIEEGATMIRIGTFLLGPRKGSFLKIGETQTFL; encoded by the coding sequence ATGAATTTTTCTTTTTATATTCCTTCAATTAAAGAAAGGTTAGAAAAACTTCAATCCAAAATAGAAACCGCTTCAAAAAAAAGTGGTCGAAACCCCAAAGATATCACTATTGTAGCGGTCACCAAAGGTTTTGGACCCGAAATCATCGAAGCTTTACTGCAGCTGGGTATTATTCATATAGGGGAAAACCGCGTTCAAGAAGCTCGCCTTAAAAAACAGCAGGTTGGGGAAAAAGGAATATGGCATTTCATTGGGCATCTTCAAAAAAACAAGATAAAGATTAGCTCCCATCTATTCGACTGGATAGATTCAGTTGATACACTCGAGGATGCTACCTTGCTTTCTCATTTTGCTCAAGAACTGGGGAAAACACTTAAGATTTTAGTCCAGGTTAACGTTTCGGGTGAATCGACAAAATTTGGAACCACTCCAGAACAGGCTGAATCCTTATGCATGTCTATTAACAGCCTTCCCCGGTTAGAAATCCTTGGGTTGATGACTATTGCTCCCTTTGTTGAAGATCCTGAAAAGGTAAGACCCGTTTTCTCTCGACTCAGGATGTTGAGGGACAAAATAGAATCCCATAACGGAGTTCATCTACCGGTTTTATCCATGGGTATGAGCCAGGATTTCGAAGTCGCCATAGAAGAAGGAGCAACGATGATTAGGATAGGAACTTTCTTGCTTGGGCCACGGAAAGGGTCATTTCTTAAAATAGGTGAAACCCAAACTTTTCTTTAA
- a CDS encoding LysR family transcriptional regulator yields MQIETLKAFRDLVESRSFSKAAQLNKISQSAVSQQIRSLEERFGVPLIERGSRKVQLTKEGEILYHASREIVDIYTRIEAKIFEIKESVSGTIRVSAIYSVGLHELPYYLKKFLKLYPEVNIRVEYRHSRQVYQDIAEGNSDIGIVAYPSPRKQIKIEPFRKDRMVVICSPTHRFAHLKEVGLEQIAQEGFIAFSSDMPTRRELDKLFRDKGLEFRPVMEFDNVETVKRAVEIDAGIAIVPMATITQELRNGTLKMLELSGPPCYRPIGILYKSGRMLTPAMRKFIEVLQKEDVSIDTPLDLLKIKNGN; encoded by the coding sequence ATGCAGATTGAAACACTCAAAGCTTTTAGGGATCTTGTAGAAAGCCGAAGTTTTAGTAAGGCCGCACAATTGAACAAGATTAGTCAATCTGCTGTTAGTCAACAGATTCGTTCTCTTGAAGAGCGTTTTGGCGTTCCCTTGATTGAGAGGGGTAGCCGTAAGGTTCAATTGACAAAGGAAGGAGAGATTCTCTACCATGCTTCTCGGGAAATTGTTGATATATATACAAGAATAGAAGCGAAAATTTTCGAAATCAAGGAGTCTGTTTCGGGGACTATTCGTGTTTCGGCTATTTACAGTGTGGGTCTTCATGAACTGCCTTATTATTTGAAAAAGTTTCTCAAACTCTATCCTGAAGTCAACATCCGAGTTGAATACCGCCATTCTCGGCAAGTTTATCAAGACATTGCCGAAGGAAATAGTGATATAGGCATCGTGGCCTATCCATCCCCTAGAAAACAGATCAAGATTGAGCCCTTCCGCAAAGATCGCATGGTAGTCATATGTAGTCCGACCCACCGTTTTGCCCATTTAAAAGAGGTAGGCTTGGAACAAATTGCCCAAGAAGGCTTTATCGCTTTTAGCTCAGACATGCCGACGCGCAGGGAACTCGACAAGCTCTTTAGGGATAAGGGTCTTGAGTTTAGACCTGTTATGGAGTTCGATAATGTAGAGACGGTTAAAAGGGCGGTAGAAATTGACGCAGGTATTGCCATTGTGCCGATGGCCACGATTACCCAGGAGTTAAGAAATGGCACCCTAAAGATGCTCGAACTTTCTGGGCCCCCTTGCTATAGACCGATCGGGATTCTTTATAAGTCAGGGCGCATGCTTACCCCTGCGATGCGCAAGTTTATCGAGGTTCTCCAGAAAGAGGATGTATCTATTGATACTCCTTTAGATCTTTTAAAAATCAAAAATGGGAATTGA